The Gammaproteobacteria bacterium genome segment CGGGCGCAGGAAGTGCGACGAACTCGGCGGCCTCTACGCGACGATGAAGGTGACGACGATTTGCGGCGTCGTCGGCGCCGTCTCGATTTCGGCGATGCCGCTGACATCGGGCTTTGTGTCGAAGGCGCTCATCAGCGAGGCCGCGCACGGCGCCGCGATGACCTGGACCTGGCTGCTGCTGGTGGCGGCGTCGGCGGGCGTTTTTCTGCACGCCGGCATCAAGTTTCCGTGGTTTGTGTTTTTCCGCAGAAAGCCCGCCGGCGACGAGCCGGACGACCCGCCGGTCAACATGCAGTTGGCGATGATTTTCTTCGCGCTGCTGTGCCTGGCGGTCGGCGTCTTTCCGCCGCTGCTGTACGGGTTGCTGCCGCACCCGGTTGATTACGCGCCCTACGCCGGCACGCATGTCGCGGCGCAACTGGAACTGCTGCTGCTGTCGGCGCTGGCGTTTTTCGTGATGCTGCCGCTGCTGAAGCGCACGCCGACCATCAGCCTCGACACCGACTGGTTCTACCGCAAACTGCCGGCGCTGTCCGGCGCGCTCGCCGCGCCGGCGGCGGCGGCGCTGCGGCGCGCGTGCGCCGGGCGCGCGCCGGGCCGGGCGCTGTGGCCGGCGCTGGCGGCGCTGGCGCAGCGCGACAGCGCGCGGCTGTCGGTCTTCATCGTCGTCGTCCTCGCCGCCCTCGCGGCGTTTTTGCTGCTGCATTACTGACGGGCCGGCGGCGCGCGGGACGGCCCTTGCGGCGAGCGCCTGCAAAACATCCCCTTCGGCGCTACAATAGCCGGAACGGGCGGCATGGAGAAGAAAACCCTGTGAACATCCACTTCAAGAGCGCGGCGCCGGCGGTGTGCGCCGTTGTCGGCTGGCTGCTGACGGTGGTGCTGGTGGCGCAGTTGCTGTCGGGCACCTTCGACGGGCGCGTGTGCCGCAGCGGTTGCGTGTTTGCGCTTTACTGGGCCGCGTTCGGCGTTACCGCCGCCGGTCTGGCGTTCGGCGCGGCGGTGTGGCGCGAGATTGGCGGCGGCGTGGCGGCGCGGGCGGCGATGGGCGCGCTGGCGCTGCTGCTCGTCGTCTTTCTGGTGACGATGGCGGTCGGCGTCTTCGGCTGAATCAGACTTCGGCGTAGCGGGAAAACCGGCCAAGCCAGCGTTCAATCAGTTTGTCGGCGCGCTGCGGGTGGCGTTCGAGGAAACCGTCGGCCACTTGCAGCACCTGCCGTATCTGCCCGGCGTCCTGCGACAGGTCGGCGACCCGGAAATGAATCTGCCCGGCCTGGCGGGTGCCGAGAATCTCGCCGGGGCCGCGCAGCCGCATGTCTTCGGCGGCGATCTCGAAGCCGTCGCCGGATTTTCGCATCACGCCGATGCGCCGCGCCGCTTTCTCCGACAGCGGCGGGGCATAGAGCAGCACGCAGGTGCTCTGGCGCTCGCCGCGCCCGACGCGCCCGCGCAACTGGTGGAGTTGCGCGAGGCCGAGGCGCTCGGCGTTGTCTATGATCATCAGCGTCGCGTTCGGCACATCCACGCCGACCTCGATGACGGTCGTCGCCACCAGCACATGGATGTCGCCGGCCTTGAAGGCGCGCATCACCGACTCTTTCTCGTCGCCGCCGAGATTGCCGTGTATCAGCCCCAGCCGGAAGCCGGGCATGACGCCGCTCAGGTAGCGGTGGCTTTCCTCGGCGGCGCGGCATTGCAGCGATTCCGACTCCTCGATCAGCGGGCACACCCAGTAGGCCTGCACGCCGTCGCGGCACGACTCGTGCAGGCGCTCGATGACCTCGTCGCGGCGCTGTTCCGGCAGCGCGACGGTCTTGATCTGCTTGCGCCCGGGCGGCAGCGCGTCAATGACGGAGTAATCAAGGTCGGCGTACATCGTCATCGCCAGACTGCGCGGGATGGGCGTCGCCGTCATGATCAACTGGTGCGGACGGCAATCGCCGCGCGCGCCCTTTTCCTTCAGCAGCAGGCGCTGGTGCACGCCGAAGCGGTGCTGCTCGTCCACGACAATCAGCGCCAGGTTCGAGAACTCGACCGCCTCCTGAAACAGCGCGTGCGTGCCGGTGACCAGTTGCGCCTGGCCCTGGCGTATCTGGCGCAGCACTGCCTGGCGCGTGCGCGCCTTCTGCCGCGCCGACACGATGCAAACGCGCACGCCGAGCGGCTCGAGCCATTCGCGCAGGTTGTTGTGGTGCTGCTCGGCGAGGATTTCGGTCGGCGCCATCAGCGCCGCCTGAAAGCCGCCCTCGATCGCCTGCAGCAGCGCGGCGGTGGCGACGACCGTCTTGCCCGAACCGACATCGCCCTGCACCAGGCGCATCATCGGCGACGGCGTGCGCAAATCGCCGAGTATCTCGCCGATGACCTTGTCCTGCGCGCCGGTCAGCGTGAACGGCAGGCTTTTGACCAGTCGCGCGAACAGGCGGCCTTCGCACGCCAGCGCCTCGGCCTTGTGGCGGCGGCTTTTGGCGCGCAGCCGCTTCAGGCTCAGGATGTTGGCGAGCAATTCCTCGAACACAAGGCGTTTGCGCGCCGGGTGGCGGCCTTCGGTCAGCGCCGCCAGGTCGGTTCCGGCGGGCGGCTTGTGCAGCAGGCCGATCGCCTGCTGCGCCGAAATCGCGGCGGCGCCGTCGCCGAGTTGCTGCGCGCATTCGGCGGGCAGCAGTTCCTCAAGGCCGTTGCCGGGTTGGCCGAACCACTCAATGGCGGCCTGCGTCAGTTTGCGAAGGCTTTTCTGGTGCAGCCCCTCGGTCGCCGGATAGACCGGCGTGTAGTGCGCGTCGGTCGGCGTTTGCAGGTCGTCGGCGAGCAGGCGGTATTCGGGGTGGATGATTTCAAGCGCGGCGCGCGCGGCGCGCACCTCGCCGTAGGCGCACAGTTTCTGCCCCGGCCTGAAACCGGCCTGCTGCGCCATCGAGAAATGGAAGAACCGCAGTTGCAGTTGGCCGCTTGCGTCCGACACGCGCACCACCAGCACGCGCCGCCCGGTGTAGGCGATTTGCGCCGATTCAACGCAGCCCTCGATCAGCGCCGTTTGCCCCGGCGCCAGGCCGCCGATTGGCGCGATGCGCGTCTTGTCCTGGTAGCGCAGCGGGAAGTGAAACAGCAGGTCCTCGACGGTGTGCAGGCCGAGTTTTTCGAGGCGCGCCGCGGTGCCGGGGCCGACTCCCTTGAGTTCCGTGACCTTCATTGCGGCGCGGCGCGGCGCGCCCGCTCAGCCCGGGTGCATGATCGCTTCGATTTCAACGCCGGCGCCCTTCGGCAGCGCGGCGACGCCGACCGCGGCGCGCGCCGGGTAGGGCGTCTTGAAATACTCGCTCATGACCTCGTTGATGATCGGAAAGTCCTTCAGGTCGGTGAGATAGACGGTGAGTTTGACGATGTCGCCGAGGCCGCCGCCGGCGGCGTTGGCGACCGCCGCCAGGTTGGTGAACACCTGGTGCGCCTGCGCCCGGATGTCGCCCCCGACCATCTCCATCGTCTTCGGCTCGAGCGGAATCTGGCCGGACAGGTACACCGTGTCGCCCGCCCGCACCGCCTGCGAATAGGTGCCGATTGCCTGCGGCGCGCGG includes the following:
- the recG gene encoding ATP-dependent DNA helicase RecG → MKVTELKGVGPGTAARLEKLGLHTVEDLLFHFPLRYQDKTRIAPIGGLAPGQTALIEGCVESAQIAYTGRRVLVVRVSDASGQLQLRFFHFSMAQQAGFRPGQKLCAYGEVRAARAALEIIHPEYRLLADDLQTPTDAHYTPVYPATEGLHQKSLRKLTQAAIEWFGQPGNGLEELLPAECAQQLGDGAAAISAQQAIGLLHKPPAGTDLAALTEGRHPARKRLVFEELLANILSLKRLRAKSRRHKAEALACEGRLFARLVKSLPFTLTGAQDKVIGEILGDLRTPSPMMRLVQGDVGSGKTVVATAALLQAIEGGFQAALMAPTEILAEQHHNNLREWLEPLGVRVCIVSARQKARTRQAVLRQIRQGQAQLVTGTHALFQEAVEFSNLALIVVDEQHRFGVHQRLLLKEKGARGDCRPHQLIMTATPIPRSLAMTMYADLDYSVIDALPPGRKQIKTVALPEQRRDEVIERLHESCRDGVQAYWVCPLIEESESLQCRAAEESHRYLSGVMPGFRLGLIHGNLGGDEKESVMRAFKAGDIHVLVATTVIEVGVDVPNATLMIIDNAERLGLAQLHQLRGRVGRGERQSTCVLLYAPPLSEKAARRIGVMRKSGDGFEIAAEDMRLRGPGEILGTRQAGQIHFRVADLSQDAGQIRQVLQVADGFLERHPQRADKLIERWLGRFSRYAEV
- a CDS encoding RidA family protein, whose product is MARKTIQTSRAPQAIGTYSQAVRAGDTVYLSGQIPLEPKTMEMVGGDIRAQAHQVFTNLAAVANAAGGGLGDIVKLTVYLTDLKDFPIINEVMSEYFKTPYPARAAVGVAALPKGAGVEIEAIMHPG